CGGGATGGTCGGCCTCGGCGCCGGGGCGGCGCAGGATGAAGACGTCGTAGGCGCAGAATTCCACCACGTCGAAGCGCAGGGCGGTGCCGCCATGGGGCATGACGTAATCGAGATCGGTGCGCGTCCAATCCGTGATGGCCATGAAATTGTAGCAGACGGTCTCGATGCCGGCGCGGGCGACGGCGCGGATCGACTGCTTGTAGTTGTCGATGAGCTCGCGATAGCGGCCGGTGCGGGTCTTGATGTCCTCGTGGACGATGATGCTCTCGACCACCGGCCAGGAGAGCCCTGCCCCCTCGATCTGCGCCTTGCGTTTGGCAATCTCGTCGTCCGGCCAGACGCGACCATCGTTGAGATGATGGAGCGCGCTGACGATGCCGGTCGCGCCGGCCTGACGCACATGCGCCAAGGTCACCGGATCATCGGGACCGAACCAACGCCAAGTCTGCTTCATTGCGCGAATTCCCTATCAAGAATGGCCAGGGCCGTCTCGGCGCCCTCGGCGTGAATGGTTTTGAGCCAGTGCTCGACCTGCGCCTGCAGCGCTTCGCGGTGCGGGTTGCTGCGGGCGAAGCCGGTGAGATCGAAGATTTCGCCGACTGCGCCGTTGGCGGCGGGTGCTGCAAGCTGGCTGTCGAGCGGATCGGTGAAGGTGTCGCCGGAACGGGCCGCGAGAGCGGCGATCCAGGCGGCGGCGGCGAAGGCGAGGTGGGCGATGCCCCTGCCCTGCGCCAGCCGTTCCAGCGCCGGCGCCACGATGCGTTGCGGCAGCTTCTGGGAGCCGTCATTGGCGATCTGCGCAGTGCGGTGCCGCAGGGCGGTGTTCGAGAAGCGGCGGGCGAGTTCGCCGGTATAGGGCACGGGATCGAGGCCGGCATCGCGGGGGAGCGTCTCGATGGACTCGCGCCAGAGGCCGGCGACGAAGCGGGCGATGGCCGGGGAGGCCATGGCGTCGGCAACGGTCGCGTGACCAAGGATCTGACCGAGATAGGCGATGCCGGAATGCGCGCCGTTGAGGAGACGCAGCTTCATCTCCTCGAAGGGCGTCACGTCGGCGACCATGGTGACGCCGAACTTTTCCCAATCGGGGCGGCCGAGGGGGAAATCGTCTTCGATCACCCACTGGCGGAAAGGCTCGGTGACAACGGGCCAGGCGTCTTCGAGGCCCAGGCTGGCCGAAACGCGGGCGCGGTCGTCATCGGTGGTGGCCGGCACGATGCGGTCGACCATGCTCGATGGGCAGGCCACGTGCTCGTCAACGAAGCGGCCGAACTCGGGATCGATGCGAGTGGCGAAATCGACGAGGACGCGTTTGGCCGTGCGGCCATTGGCCGGAAGGTTGTCGCAGGAAAGCACGGTGAAGGGCGCGACGCCGGCGGCGCGACGGCGCAGCAGGGCTTCGACGATGAAGCCGTGCATGGTGCGCGGGCGGGTGCGGTCGGCAAGGTCCGCCACGATATCGGGATGGGCGAGATCGAGGGCGCCGTCGCCGTTGCGGAGATAGGCCTTCTCGGTGACGGTGAGGGTCACGATGCGGGTCGAGGGCGCCGCGAGCGCCGCCAGCAGGGCTTCGGGGTCCTCGGGCGCGACTATGAGGCTCTGGATGGAGCCGATGACGTCGAGACGCTCGGTGTCGCTGTCGCGGACGGCCAGGGTGTAGAGGCCATCCTGCGGCGCGAGGGCATCGCGGGTATCGGGGCTGCGCAGCGAAGCACCGATGATGGCCCAGCCGGACTGACCATCGGCAAGGCATTGATCGATGAACGCGGCCTGGTGCGCGCGGTGGAAGGCACCGACGCCCAGATGCACGATGCCGGGCGTTACGGCGGCGCGATCATAGCGTGGCGCGCCGACCGTGGGCGGGAGCTGGCCGAGGGTTCCGGCCGAAAGGCGGTTGGCCATGGTTCAACCGAGGCGCTGGCCGCTGGCGGAATCGAAGAGGTGGACATTGGTAGGCGCCATGTCGAGCCGCAGCTTCTGGCCGACCTGAACGGCCACGCGCTCGCGCAGCAGGGCGGAGATCTTCTGGTCGCCTAGGACACCCTGAACGTAGGTTTCCGAGCCGGTGGGTTCGACGGCGGTGACTTCGATCTCAAAGCCCTTGCCTTCGCCGGTGACGAAGAGGTGCTCGGGGCGGATGCCGAAGCTCACCGGGCCGCGTGCCTCGATGCCCTGCACCAGCGGCAGGCGGTCGCCGTTGGCGGTGGTGATGGCCGCGCGATCATCGGTGATGGTGCCGGCGATGAAATTCATCGAGGGCGAGCCGATGAAGCTGGCGACGAAGGTGTTGACGGGACGATCGTAGAGATCGAGCGGGGCGCCGACCTGCTCGACGATGCCATCGCGCATGACCACGATGCGGTCAGCCATGGTCATGGCTTCGATCTGATCATGGGTGACGTAGATGGTGGTGGTCTTGAGGCGCGCGTGGAGTTCCTTGAGCTCGGTGCGCATCTGGACGCGCAGCTTGGCATCGAGGTTGGAAAGCGGCTCGTCGAAGAGGAAAACCTGCGGATTGCGCACGATGGCGCGGCCCATGGCCACGCGCTGGCGCTGGCCGCCGGAAAGCTGCTTGGGGAAGCGCTCGAGATAATCGGAGAGGCCGAGAATGCGGGCGGCTTCGGTGACGCGGGTTTCGATCTCGGCCTTGGAGCGCTTGGCGAGCTTCAGGGAGAACGCCATGTTCTCGGCGATCGTCATATGCGGGTAGAGCGCATAGTTCTGGAACACCATGGCGATGTCGCGGTTCTTGGGCTCGACATCGTTGATGACCTTGCCGCCGATGCGGATGGTGCCGTCCGAGATTTCCTCAAGGCCGGCGATCATGCGCAGCAGCGTGGACTTGCCGCAGCCCGAGGGGCCGACCAGCACGACGAAGGCGCCATCGGGAACTTCGACCGAGACGCCCTTGATGGTCTGAAGCTGACCGTAGGACTTGCGGACATCCTGGATTTGCACAGACGCCATGAGACTTACCTTGAGGCTGAACGATTGTCGGAGCCGGCGCGCAGGAGCGCGTCGGCGGCGTGAATGGCTGCGAGAAGGCTGAGGCCGGTGTGGTAGCCCGGATCGAGATCCGGGGTGGCGGGCACGAAATCCACGGGGCCGTCGGCGGTCATGGTCTGGAAGGCCAGAGCCGGGATGCCGCGCCAGTAGCGGGTGAAGAAGGCGTCGTGCGCCTGCTGCCAGACCGCGAGCGCTTCCGGATTGCCAGTGCGCTGGTAGGCGAGCGCGGCGGAGCGGATGGTTTCGGGCAGCGACCACCAGGGGCAATAGGGGCTCAGCGCCTTGCCGGTGGAGATGGAGACCGAAAGGCAGATGCCGGGCTCGACATAGCCGGCGCGGAACGAGGCCAGGAGGATGCGCTCGAGCTTTTCGATGAGCGCAGGATCGGCGTCGGCGGGCAGGTAATCGAGGGCGAAGCCGACGAATTCGATGGCGTGGCCGACATTGCAGGCATCTTCGCCCGGCGCATTGCGCAGCAGGCCCGAGGCGGCATCGTAATGGCGATCGAGCACGTGGGCGATGAAGCGGTCGGCATATTCGGCGGCCTGCGGGACGCCGGCATCGACCAGCATGGCGGCGGCGCCGAGGAGGATCATACGCGGGCCGAAATCATCGGCCTGGACGGCGAGACTTTCCGAGGAGAGCGGGCGGCGCTCATCCATCTGGAAGCGGCCGGCTTCGATCGAGGCGATGACGCGGGCGAAATAGTCGAGGTGGCGCGGCAAATCGGCGGGCGCAAAGCGCGCGGCAGCGGCGACGAGGCCCTTGGCGACGAAGGCATCCGAATAGGTGAAGATGTCGGCCGGTGCGAGCTGGGGCAGCAGGGCGTCGCCGGACGGATAGACCGGGCGCATGGCGGCGTCGTAGCAGAAATAGACGTGGCCGGACTGCTGGAGCGCGGCCAGCCTGTCGTAGAGCGCGCGAGCAGCCTTATCCATGCGGGCGGCGAGGGCAGGATCGGTCGGCGCGAAGAAGGCGGCGTGGGTGACGAGGGCTTCCAGGCCCCTGCCCTGTATCCAGCCATAGGTGAAATCGGGGCCGCGAATGCCGTCGGCGGCACCGTAATCGGCCAGCGAGATGCTGTTGACCTTGGTGTTGAGGAAGGCGCCGTCGAGGGGCGGCCTGCCGAGGAACCAGTCGATGGTGCCGGCATTGGCCGCCGCATAGGTGTTGCGGGCCGTTTCGATGAAGAGAGGCATGGACGACGTCACGCTCATTCCTTGAGGCCCGTCGAGGCGATGCCCTGGACGAAGTTGCGGCGCAGCAGGATGAAGAGCGTCACCGACGGCACCAGCACGGCGGCCGAGGCGGCGCTGAGGCGGCCAAGGTCGACGGTGAAGCCGGTCTGGAAGAGGGCAAGGCCCACTTCGATGGTGTAGCTCTCGCGGGTGGTGGTGACGATCATCGGCCAAGCAAAGGCGGTCCAGGCCTGGAAGAAGGCGAGGACGCCCAGCGCACCGAGCGCGCCGCGCAGCAGCGGCAGCACGATGCGCCAGAAGATCCAGAGCTCCCCCGCCCCGTCGATGCGCGCGGCTTCGAGGAGTTCATCGGGGATCGAGTGGATGACGTTCTGGCGGATG
The sequence above is a segment of the Paradevosia shaoguanensis genome. Coding sequences within it:
- a CDS encoding mannitol dehydrogenase family protein, producing the protein MANRLSAGTLGQLPPTVGAPRYDRAAVTPGIVHLGVGAFHRAHQAAFIDQCLADGQSGWAIIGASLRSPDTRDALAPQDGLYTLAVRDSDTERLDVIGSIQSLIVAPEDPEALLAALAAPSTRIVTLTVTEKAYLRNGDGALDLAHPDIVADLADRTRPRTMHGFIVEALLRRRAAGVAPFTVLSCDNLPANGRTAKRVLVDFATRIDPEFGRFVDEHVACPSSMVDRIVPATTDDDRARVSASLGLEDAWPVVTEPFRQWVIEDDFPLGRPDWEKFGVTMVADVTPFEEMKLRLLNGAHSGIAYLGQILGHATVADAMASPAIARFVAGLWRESIETLPRDAGLDPVPYTGELARRFSNTALRHRTAQIANDGSQKLPQRIVAPALERLAQGRGIAHLAFAAAAWIAALAARSGDTFTDPLDSQLAAPAANGAVGEIFDLTGFARSNPHREALQAQVEHWLKTIHAEGAETALAILDREFAQ
- a CDS encoding AGE family epimerase/isomerase, which encodes MSVTSSMPLFIETARNTYAAANAGTIDWFLGRPPLDGAFLNTKVNSISLADYGAADGIRGPDFTYGWIQGRGLEALVTHAAFFAPTDPALAARMDKAARALYDRLAALQQSGHVYFCYDAAMRPVYPSGDALLPQLAPADIFTYSDAFVAKGLVAAAARFAPADLPRHLDYFARVIASIEAGRFQMDERRPLSSESLAVQADDFGPRMILLGAAAMLVDAGVPQAAEYADRFIAHVLDRHYDAASGLLRNAPGEDACNVGHAIEFVGFALDYLPADADPALIEKLERILLASFRAGYVEPGICLSVSISTGKALSPYCPWWSLPETIRSAALAYQRTGNPEALAVWQQAHDAFFTRYWRGIPALAFQTMTADGPVDFVPATPDLDPGYHTGLSLLAAIHAADALLRAGSDNRSASR
- a CDS encoding ABC transporter ATP-binding protein; protein product: MASVQIQDVRKSYGQLQTIKGVSVEVPDGAFVVLVGPSGCGKSTLLRMIAGLEEISDGTIRIGGKVINDVEPKNRDIAMVFQNYALYPHMTIAENMAFSLKLAKRSKAEIETRVTEAARILGLSDYLERFPKQLSGGQRQRVAMGRAIVRNPQVFLFDEPLSNLDAKLRVQMRTELKELHARLKTTTIYVTHDQIEAMTMADRIVVMRDGIVEQVGAPLDLYDRPVNTFVASFIGSPSMNFIAGTITDDRAAITTANGDRLPLVQGIEARGPVSFGIRPEHLFVTGEGKGFEIEVTAVEPTGSETYVQGVLGDQKISALLRERVAVQVGQKLRLDMAPTNVHLFDSASGQRLG